The following are encoded together in the Mycolicibacterium arabiense genome:
- a CDS encoding PTS sugar transporter subunit IIA has product MSTTPVLAPVTGRAVALQDVPDPVFSQGMVGYGAAIDPPREVVEAVAPVSGKLLKLMPHAFVVLTPDNVGVLVHLGLDTVALEGEGFTAHVSQGDDVTAGQLIITYDVPAVVAKGLNPIVPVVVMDEREAANVVPTESVFEGADIASGAALFTAHR; this is encoded by the coding sequence GTGAGCACCACGCCAGTTCTCGCGCCGGTCACCGGACGTGCCGTTGCGTTACAGGACGTGCCGGACCCCGTCTTCAGTCAGGGCATGGTGGGCTACGGCGCGGCGATCGACCCGCCCCGCGAGGTGGTCGAGGCGGTCGCGCCGGTCAGCGGCAAGCTGCTCAAGCTGATGCCGCATGCCTTCGTCGTCCTGACCCCCGACAACGTGGGCGTGCTCGTGCACCTCGGTCTGGACACCGTCGCACTCGAGGGCGAGGGGTTCACCGCACACGTCAGCCAGGGCGACGACGTCACCGCCGGGCAGTTGATCATCACCTACGACGTGCCGGCGGTGGTCGCGAAGGGGCTGAACCCGATCGTGCCGGTCGTCGTGATGGACGAACGCGAGGCGGCCAACGTGGTGCCAACCGAATCCGTCTTCGAGGGGGCCGACATCGCTTCTGGTGCAGCGTTGTTCACGGCGCACCGGTAG
- a CDS encoding TetR/AcrR family transcriptional regulator, whose translation MTTQAGPARGGRGARQRIIDAAVKLFYQEGINATGVERLAAEASVSKRTLYQHFPSKTAVVEEYLRHVRRTIGDPAHPSEKARRRSPRSRILASFETPSAGGLMRGCPFHNAAVEAADGMPEVHEIVEAHKRGFIDAMTDLARQAGAANPKLVGHQLAILFEGAAAMSTSLNDPAPWTYARKAVATLLDDAVGRASA comes from the coding sequence ATGACAACCCAAGCCGGGCCGGCGCGCGGGGGTCGGGGCGCCCGGCAACGGATCATCGACGCCGCCGTCAAACTCTTCTACCAGGAGGGCATCAACGCCACCGGCGTGGAACGGCTGGCGGCGGAAGCGTCGGTATCGAAGCGCACGCTGTACCAACACTTCCCGAGCAAGACGGCCGTGGTCGAAGAGTATCTACGCCACGTTCGGCGAACCATCGGCGATCCGGCGCATCCCAGCGAGAAGGCGCGGAGGCGCAGTCCCAGGTCGCGCATCTTGGCGTCGTTCGAGACGCCGTCAGCAGGAGGGCTGATGCGTGGGTGCCCCTTCCACAATGCCGCCGTCGAGGCCGCCGACGGCATGCCGGAGGTGCACGAGATCGTCGAGGCACACAAGCGCGGTTTCATCGATGCCATGACCGACCTGGCACGGCAGGCTGGTGCTGCCAACCCCAAACTGGTTGGCCACCAGCTGGCAATCCTGTTCGAGGGCGCGGCCGCGATGTCGACGTCGCTCAACGATCCCGCTCCCTGGACGTACGCCAGGAAGGCCGTTGCGACCCTCCTCGACGATGCGGTCGGCCGAGCGTCGGCCTAA
- a CDS encoding TetR/AcrR family transcriptional regulator, translated as MARPNRQAERREEILAAAVGLIERHDLATLRIADIAAELGLTANAVRYYYRDMDHLLSELALRSDVRFYDDRLAIARSADDVRQRLALTIAAGLPSGPEDAEWRAIWRAVLAAGFELDERRDVQGIYHRQVGLYAQILTEGVDAGCFRLPTPARDVAMTLMSMEDYLGYRIVARDPEMDRATALRLMRDYAQLATGARLPATL; from the coding sequence GTGGCCCGACCCAACCGGCAAGCCGAGCGCCGCGAGGAGATTCTCGCGGCTGCAGTCGGGCTGATCGAACGCCATGATCTGGCCACCCTGCGCATCGCCGACATCGCCGCTGAACTCGGCCTGACGGCGAACGCGGTGCGCTACTACTACCGCGACATGGACCACCTGCTGTCGGAGTTGGCGCTGCGATCCGACGTACGGTTCTACGACGATCGCCTGGCGATCGCCCGCAGTGCCGACGACGTCCGCCAGCGCCTGGCCCTCACCATCGCAGCGGGCCTGCCGTCCGGTCCCGAGGACGCCGAGTGGCGCGCGATCTGGCGAGCCGTGCTGGCTGCGGGCTTCGAACTCGACGAGCGCCGCGACGTGCAGGGCATCTATCACCGTCAGGTCGGTCTGTACGCCCAGATCCTCACCGAAGGCGTCGACGCCGGATGCTTCCGGCTCCCGACACCCGCCCGCGACGTCGCGATGACGCTGATGTCGATGGAGGACTACCTGGGCTACCGCATCGTGGCGCGTGATCCCGAGATGGACCGGGCCACCGCGCTCCGCCTGATGCGCGACTATGCCCAGTTGGCCACGGGCGCCAGGCTTCCCGCGACCCTCTGA
- the nagB gene encoding glucosamine-6-phosphate deaminase, protein MEVVILADAGDIASLASDAIGALLHRKPTAVLGLATGSSPLAIYDELATRCEAGDVSFAHAQGFTLDEYVGLPADHPERYRTVIDEVFVSRVDFGPDAVQSPDGLAADIPVACAAYEAAIRNAGGVDLQILGIGTDGHIAFNEPGSSLASRTRIKTLTRQTRIDNARFFGDDVDAVPTHCLTQGLATIMEARHVVMVATGRGKAEAVHQLVEGAVSAMWPATILQHHPHVTVLLDDAAARRLQLIDYYRETYLSKPDWQGI, encoded by the coding sequence ATGGAGGTCGTCATCCTGGCCGACGCCGGTGATATCGCCTCGCTCGCATCGGACGCGATCGGGGCGCTGCTGCACCGCAAGCCCACGGCGGTGCTCGGCTTGGCCACCGGGTCGTCGCCGCTCGCGATCTACGACGAACTGGCGACGCGCTGCGAGGCCGGGGACGTCTCGTTCGCCCATGCCCAGGGCTTCACCCTCGACGAGTACGTCGGTCTGCCCGCAGACCACCCCGAGCGCTACCGCACGGTCATCGACGAGGTGTTCGTCTCCCGCGTCGACTTCGGTCCGGACGCCGTGCAGAGCCCGGACGGCCTGGCGGCCGACATACCCGTTGCGTGCGCAGCGTACGAGGCGGCGATCCGCAACGCGGGCGGGGTCGACCTGCAGATCCTCGGGATCGGCACCGACGGCCACATCGCATTCAACGAACCCGGCTCGTCGCTGGCCTCGCGCACCAGGATCAAGACGCTGACCCGGCAGACCCGCATCGACAACGCCCGGTTCTTCGGCGACGACGTCGACGCCGTGCCGACGCACTGCCTGACCCAGGGATTGGCGACGATCATGGAGGCCCGGCACGTCGTCATGGTGGCGACGGGCCGCGGCAAGGCCGAAGCCGTGCACCAACTGGTGGAGGGCGCGGTCAGTGCGATGTGGCCGGCGACGATCCTGCAGCACCACCCGCACGTGACGGTGCTGCTCGACGACGCTGCCGCCCGGCGGCTGCAGCTCATCGACTACTACCGCGAGACCTACCTGTCCAAACCGGATTGGCAGGGCATCTGA
- the nagA gene encoding N-acetylglucosamine-6-phosphate deacetylase: protein MLLTAGTVVTGSNLLRPGWIEVSEGSVVGVGEGAPDRAPDRDLGDATVVPGFVDTHVHGGGGADFSAAAPDETAKAVALHRGYGTTTLVASLVTAAPGDLLRQVGALALDVRAGHLDGIHLEGPWLSTRRCGAHQPSLMRDPDPAEIDRILEAAGGAVRMVTIAPEREGAIAAIRQLTDARVVAAVGHTEASFDQTRAAIEAGARVGTHLFNAMRPIDRREPGPVIALLDDPRVTVELITDGVHVDPAIYRHVTRAAGPERVSLITDAMAATGMADGVYHLGPLAVDVVEGVARVAGTDTIAGSTATMDVVFRYAVAHGGLDRDDALLSAVRQASINPARALGLPASGLVPGAPADLVVLGAQLDVGGVLRRGVWAVEPHPR from the coding sequence GTGCTGCTCACCGCAGGCACCGTCGTCACGGGCTCGAACCTGTTACGGCCCGGGTGGATCGAGGTCTCGGAAGGTTCCGTCGTCGGTGTCGGTGAGGGCGCGCCGGATCGTGCGCCGGACCGCGACCTCGGCGACGCCACCGTCGTGCCGGGATTCGTCGACACCCACGTCCACGGCGGGGGTGGCGCTGACTTCTCCGCAGCGGCGCCCGACGAGACGGCCAAGGCCGTGGCACTGCACCGCGGTTACGGGACCACCACGCTGGTCGCATCACTGGTCACGGCGGCGCCGGGGGACCTGCTGCGCCAAGTTGGGGCACTCGCGCTCGACGTGCGGGCCGGCCACCTCGACGGCATCCACCTCGAGGGGCCGTGGCTGTCGACCCGACGCTGCGGCGCGCATCAGCCGTCGTTGATGCGCGACCCCGACCCGGCCGAGATCGACCGCATCCTGGAAGCGGCTGGGGGAGCGGTCCGCATGGTGACGATCGCACCGGAGCGCGAGGGCGCGATCGCAGCGATCCGCCAGCTGACGGACGCGAGAGTCGTTGCGGCGGTAGGACACACCGAGGCCAGCTTCGACCAGACCCGCGCGGCGATCGAGGCGGGTGCGCGCGTCGGCACGCATCTGTTCAACGCCATGCGTCCGATCGACCGTCGCGAGCCGGGCCCGGTGATCGCCCTGCTCGACGACCCCCGTGTGACGGTGGAACTGATCACCGACGGCGTGCACGTCGACCCGGCGATCTACCGGCACGTCACGCGGGCTGCCGGTCCCGAGCGGGTCTCGCTGATCACCGATGCCATGGCCGCCACCGGGATGGCCGACGGGGTCTATCACCTGGGGCCGCTGGCGGTCGACGTCGTCGAGGGAGTGGCACGGGTGGCAGGCACCGACACCATCGCAGGCAGTACCGCCACCATGGACGTCGTGTTCCGGTACGCCGTCGCCCACGGCGGGTTGGACCGCGACGACGCGCTGCTGTCCGCGGTGCGGCAAGCGTCGATCAATCCCGCTCGCGCACTTGGCCTCCCCGCATCGGGTCTCGTTCCGGGGGCGCCTGCCGACCTCGTCGTGCTCGGTGCCCAACTCGACGTCGGGGGCGTGCTCCGCCGCGGCGTTTGGGCCGTCGAGCCGCACCCCAGGTAG
- a CDS encoding DmpA family aminopeptidase: MRARDLGVVVGTHPTGPHNAITDVSGVRVGHVTLHADGPPAVHTGVTVVVPHPGIWGEPVFAGAHRLNGSGELTGLEWIRESGELTTAIGLTNTHSVGVVRDALVDAQIEARGDGVYWSLPVVGETYDGLLNDINGHHVRAEHVREALAAASDGAVAEGGVGGGTGMICHEFKGGIGTASRVTRTTAGEYTVGVLVQANHGRREHLRINGVPVGEVIGPDQVPLPGVPPRYERGSGSIIVIVATDAPLLPHQCARLAQRAALGVANVGGRGEQYSGDLMLAFATGNRGIPAYAWDEDVDAGTPEIPLRMVAPQLMTRLFDLTIEATEEAIVNAMVAATTLTGRNGMTVHALPHDPLRHAFAN; this comes from the coding sequence ATGCGCGCACGAGACCTCGGCGTGGTGGTCGGAACACACCCGACCGGACCGCACAACGCCATCACCGACGTCAGCGGCGTGCGCGTCGGGCACGTCACCCTGCACGCCGACGGGCCACCCGCCGTCCACACCGGGGTGACGGTCGTCGTACCCCATCCGGGCATCTGGGGTGAGCCGGTGTTCGCCGGCGCACACCGGCTCAACGGCAGCGGGGAGTTGACCGGCCTCGAGTGGATCCGGGAGTCGGGCGAGTTGACGACGGCGATCGGGCTGACCAACACCCACAGCGTCGGCGTGGTCCGAGATGCGCTCGTCGATGCCCAGATCGAAGCGCGCGGCGACGGCGTGTACTGGTCGCTGCCCGTGGTGGGCGAGACCTACGACGGCCTGCTCAACGACATCAACGGCCACCACGTCCGCGCCGAACACGTCCGCGAGGCGCTGGCCGCCGCGAGCGACGGGGCGGTGGCCGAAGGCGGCGTCGGCGGCGGCACGGGGATGATCTGCCACGAGTTCAAGGGCGGCATCGGTACCGCCTCTCGGGTCACCCGCACCACGGCCGGTGAGTACACCGTCGGCGTGCTGGTGCAGGCTAACCACGGGCGGCGGGAGCACCTGCGGATCAACGGCGTGCCCGTCGGCGAGGTGATCGGACCGGACCAGGTTCCGCTGCCCGGCGTCCCGCCGCGCTACGAACGCGGTTCGGGATCCATCATCGTGATCGTCGCGACCGACGCCCCGCTCCTGCCGCACCAGTGCGCCCGGCTCGCGCAACGCGCCGCACTCGGGGTGGCGAACGTCGGCGGCAGGGGCGAGCAGTACAGCGGTGACCTGATGCTGGCGTTCGCCACGGGCAACCGCGGCATCCCGGCCTACGCGTGGGACGAGGACGTCGATGCCGGGACACCCGAGATCCCGCTGCGAATGGTTGCGCCGCAACTGATGACGCGGTTGTTCGATCTGACCATCGAGGCCACGGAGGAGGCGATCGTCAACGCCATGGTCGCCGCCACCACGCTCACCGGGCGCAACGGGATGACGGTGCACGCGTTGCCGCACGACCCGCTGCGGCACGCTTTCGCGAACTAG